A single window of Nocardia sp. NBC_01327 DNA harbors:
- the ald gene encoding alanine dehydrogenase, translated as MRIGVPREVKEQESRVALTPAGAGELVRQGHEVVIEAGAGLGSGFVDADYVGAGARMLATPDEVWGAAELVLKVKEPIAQEYSRMRSGQVLFTFLHLAASRECTEAILHSGITAIAYETVRAVDGSLPLLAPMSEVAGKLGTQVGAYQLMSPQGGEGVLLGGVPGVRPADVVVLGGGVAGSNAAGVAVGMGARVTVLDTNIPRLRALDVQFGGRVTTIGSNAAEVEKAVLAADLVIGSVLVPGARAPKLVPDTLVARMRPGSVLVDIAIDQGGCFQSSHPTTHAKPTFRVVDSLFYCVANMPGAVPHTATVALTNATLPYARAIADLGWRAACDGDPGLAQGLTADAGQLYSPEVAAAHGLHPVGRAAH; from the coding sequence ATGCGAATCGGTGTGCCACGGGAGGTCAAGGAACAGGAATCTCGGGTCGCGCTGACCCCTGCCGGGGCCGGGGAGTTGGTGCGGCAGGGACATGAGGTGGTGATCGAGGCGGGTGCCGGCCTCGGCTCCGGATTCGTGGATGCCGACTATGTCGGCGCCGGGGCGCGAATGCTGGCCACCCCCGATGAGGTGTGGGGTGCGGCCGAGCTGGTCCTGAAGGTGAAAGAGCCCATCGCCCAGGAATATTCGCGCATGCGGTCCGGGCAGGTGCTGTTCACCTTCCTGCATCTGGCCGCCTCGCGCGAGTGCACCGAGGCGATTCTGCACTCCGGAATCACCGCCATCGCCTACGAGACCGTGCGGGCGGTGGATGGTTCGCTGCCGCTGCTCGCGCCGATGAGCGAGGTCGCCGGAAAGCTGGGCACCCAGGTCGGCGCATATCAACTGATGTCACCGCAGGGCGGGGAAGGCGTCCTGCTGGGCGGGGTGCCCGGTGTGCGGCCCGCCGATGTGGTGGTGCTCGGGGGCGGGGTGGCGGGCAGCAATGCCGCCGGGGTCGCGGTGGGCATGGGTGCGCGAGTCACCGTGCTGGACACCAATATTCCGCGACTGCGCGCGCTGGACGTGCAGTTCGGCGGGCGCGTCACCACCATCGGATCCAATGCCGCCGAGGTCGAGAAGGCGGTGCTGGCAGCGGATCTGGTGATCGGCTCGGTACTGGTGCCGGGTGCGCGTGCGCCGAAGCTGGTGCCCGATACCCTGGTCGCCCGCATGCGCCCGGGTTCCGTGCTGGTGGATATCGCCATCGACCAGGGTGGGTGCTTCCAGAGCTCACATCCGACCACGCATGCGAAACCCACCTTCCGCGTGGTGGATTCGCTGTTCTACTGCGTCGCCAATATGCCGGGAGCGGTGCCGCACACCGCCACGGTCGCGCTCACCAATGCCACGCTCCCGTATGCCCGCGCCATTGCCGATCTGGGCTGGCGCGCCGCATGCGATGGCGATCCCGGTCTGGCGCAGGGACTTACGGCCGATGCCGGGCAGCTGTATTCGCCGGAGGTCGCGGCGGCCCACGGTCTGCACCCCGTCGGCCGGGCAGCGCACTGA
- a CDS encoding GlxA family transcriptional regulator, producing the protein MRSVAVLAFDQISPFHLSVPSLVFGQVGTSGEKDAPYRVDICAEQAGILSTPAGFEIVVRHGLDVLEHADTVVIPSWKRHQPLSEPARAALHRAHERGSRIVGLCLGAWAIADSGLADGREITTHWSAAAELARAFPAVRVRADTLWSDHGDLVTSAGVAAALDCCLHLVRSDLGSRTATELARTLVLAPHRGGSQAQYIPVAVPEALDNDPIEHAMVWARTHLGDPIDLDTWARTALMSRRTFTRRFRDRTGSSPQQWLLHQRIDRARLLLESTDDTMDRIAADSGLGTAVNLRQHFHRQLGTSPATHRALFRLSGTSAGG; encoded by the coding sequence ATGCGTTCGGTGGCCGTTCTCGCGTTCGATCAGATCAGTCCCTTCCACCTCTCCGTGCCGAGCCTGGTGTTCGGCCAGGTCGGCACGAGCGGTGAGAAGGATGCGCCCTATCGCGTCGACATCTGCGCCGAGCAGGCCGGAATCCTCTCCACGCCAGCGGGATTCGAGATTGTCGTACGACACGGCCTGGATGTGCTGGAACACGCGGACACGGTGGTCATCCCGAGCTGGAAACGGCATCAGCCGCTCAGCGAGCCGGCCCGCGCGGCACTGCATCGGGCGCACGAGCGCGGAAGCCGCATTGTCGGACTGTGCCTGGGCGCGTGGGCCATCGCCGACAGCGGTCTCGCCGACGGCCGCGAGATCACCACGCACTGGTCCGCCGCGGCCGAGCTGGCGCGCGCGTTCCCGGCCGTGCGGGTGCGCGCCGACACCCTCTGGTCCGACCACGGCGATCTGGTCACCTCCGCCGGTGTCGCGGCCGCACTGGACTGCTGCCTGCATCTCGTGCGCAGCGATCTCGGCAGCCGCACCGCCACCGAATTGGCCCGCACCCTGGTACTGGCCCCGCATCGCGGCGGTTCGCAGGCCCAGTACATTCCCGTCGCCGTTCCCGAGGCTCTGGACAACGACCCCATCGAGCACGCAATGGTGTGGGCGCGTACCCATCTCGGCGATCCGATCGACCTGGATACCTGGGCCCGCACCGCCCTCATGTCGCGCCGCACCTTCACCCGCCGCTTCCGCGACCGCACCGGTTCCAGCCCGCAGCAGTGGCTACTGCATCAGCGCATCGACCGCGCCCGCCTGCTGCTGGAATCCACCGACGACACCATGGACCGCATTGCCGCCGACTCGGGGCTCGGCACCGCCGTCAACCTCCGCCAGCACTTCCACCGGCAGCTCGGCACCAGCCCCGCAACCCACCGCGCACTGTTCCGCCTCTCCGGAACTTCAGCGGGCGGCTGA
- a CDS encoding MBL fold metallo-hydrolase gives MTNTIDRTASTTVDLLHIGGPTVRFRYGNLTWLTDPTFDEPGDYPSGPLVLHKLTGPAIPADQVGPVDVVLLSHDQHSDNLDPAGREFLTTVERVLSTPDAAGRMEGVQGLRNWESVTIGDVTVTGVPALHGPEGAEALSGVVTGFVLQAAELPTIYVSGDNASVDLVEQIAQRIGRIDIALLFVGAANVDRFGDSDVTLNGRSAVRAAAALGDAVIVPVHGEGWGHFSETLDYLARNFAYAGRAAQLVIPVAGEILAVAAR, from the coding sequence ATGACGAACACGATCGACCGCACCGCTTCCACCACCGTCGACCTCCTGCACATCGGCGGCCCCACCGTGCGCTTCCGCTATGGCAACCTCACCTGGCTGACCGATCCCACGTTCGACGAGCCGGGCGACTACCCCTCCGGCCCCCTCGTCCTGCACAAGCTGACCGGCCCCGCCATCCCCGCCGATCAGGTCGGCCCGGTCGATGTGGTGCTGCTCTCGCACGATCAGCACTCCGACAATCTCGACCCCGCCGGCCGCGAATTCCTGACCACCGTCGAGCGGGTGCTGTCCACTCCCGATGCCGCCGGGCGCATGGAAGGCGTTCAGGGACTGCGGAACTGGGAATCGGTGACCATCGGTGACGTGACGGTCACCGGCGTGCCCGCGCTGCACGGCCCCGAGGGTGCGGAAGCGCTCTCGGGCGTGGTCACCGGCTTTGTGCTGCAGGCCGCCGAGCTGCCGACCATCTATGTCTCCGGCGACAATGCCTCCGTCGATCTCGTCGAGCAGATCGCGCAGCGCATCGGCCGCATCGATATCGCCCTGCTCTTCGTCGGCGCCGCGAATGTCGACCGCTTCGGCGACAGCGACGTGACCCTGAACGGCCGCAGCGCTGTCCGCGCCGCCGCCGCCCTCGGCGACGCCGTGATCGTCCCGGTCCACGGCGAAGGCTGGGGCCACTTCTCCGAAACCCTCGACTACCTCGCCCGCAATTTCGCCTACGCGGGGCGCGCCGCCCAATTGGTCATCCCGGTCGCAGGTGAAATCCTCGCGGTAGCCGCCCGATAG
- a CDS encoding DedA family protein codes for MDSLVQRILSFSPVWTYLVVALLVFAEEAMVFGLLVPGDTAAILAGVAASQGHLNLATTLALVAVSAVVGASVGFAVGKIYGARVLEWAIFDRYRANLDKAGNFLQRRGGWAIVFGRFSAFFRTMLPQLVGMSMMSYQRFLVASFAGAIIWGSAMVLAGYLVGQSFTVIMKQIDSDLAIIIPVLVILGLVYWKWRQHRRAGKAVNSDLE; via the coding sequence ATGGACTCGCTGGTACAGCGAATTTTGAGTTTCTCCCCGGTGTGGACGTATCTGGTCGTCGCACTGCTGGTATTCGCCGAGGAGGCGATGGTTTTCGGGCTGCTGGTGCCCGGGGATACCGCCGCGATTCTCGCGGGAGTCGCGGCCAGTCAAGGGCATTTGAATCTGGCTACGACGCTGGCGCTGGTAGCGGTATCCGCGGTAGTCGGGGCGAGTGTCGGATTCGCGGTCGGCAAGATTTACGGCGCGCGCGTTCTGGAGTGGGCGATCTTCGACAGGTATCGCGCGAATCTCGACAAGGCCGGGAACTTTCTGCAGCGGCGCGGTGGCTGGGCGATTGTTTTCGGCCGGTTCAGCGCCTTCTTCCGGACCATGCTGCCGCAGTTGGTAGGCATGTCGATGATGTCGTATCAGCGATTTCTGGTGGCCAGTTTCGCGGGTGCGATCATCTGGGGTTCGGCGATGGTGCTGGCGGGTTATCTGGTGGGTCAATCATTCACGGTAATCATGAAGCAGATCGACTCCGATCTGGCGATCATCATTCCGGTGCTGGTGATACTCGGCCTCGTGTATTGGAAATGGCGGCAGCATCGCCGGGCCGGCAAAGCTGTGAACTCCGATCTGGAGTGA
- a CDS encoding TetR/AcrR family transcriptional regulator: MPSVPAILQRILEKPRAEGEQLLESALSAFLDFGIKRTSMGEIARRAGISPATLYRRFESKNDLVEAVSVREAQQFIAEIDQRVRQVSHNGQAGEDQLVEIFVAFITNLANNKLLQRLLRTEPDVILPRLTTEAGPVLAVGRTYLAEKLRGLQESGGVGDFDADLVAEVLARLGQSLALTPDGLIPLGDEQAAREFARRTILPMIGVQPV, translated from the coding sequence ATGCCGTCCGTGCCCGCCATCCTGCAACGCATTCTGGAGAAGCCCCGGGCCGAAGGCGAACAGCTCCTGGAGAGCGCGCTGTCGGCCTTCCTCGACTTCGGGATCAAGCGAACCAGCATGGGAGAGATCGCACGTCGCGCCGGCATCAGCCCCGCCACGCTCTACCGCCGCTTCGAATCCAAGAACGATCTGGTCGAGGCCGTGAGCGTGCGGGAGGCGCAGCAGTTCATCGCCGAGATCGACCAGCGGGTGCGGCAGGTCTCGCACAACGGCCAGGCCGGTGAGGATCAGCTGGTCGAGATCTTCGTCGCCTTCATCACCAATCTGGCGAACAATAAACTGCTGCAACGACTCCTGCGCACCGAACCCGATGTGATCCTGCCCCGCCTCACCACCGAGGCCGGACCGGTGCTCGCGGTCGGCCGCACCTACCTCGCCGAAAAGCTGCGCGGGCTACAGGAATCCGGAGGCGTGGGCGATTTCGACGCCGACCTGGTGGCGGAAGTCCTTGCGCGACTGGGGCAGTCCCTGGCCCTCACGCCGGACGGGCTCATCCCGCTCGGCGACGAGCAGGCCGCCCGCGAATTCGCCCGGCGCACCATCCTTCCCATGATCGGCGTACAGCCCGTGTGA
- a CDS encoding SGNH/GDSL hydrolase family protein — protein MQFGNSGRWMCAAALAIAASVSGAGAAGADAPTGGKDVVVLGDSYSANKWDFFSENAECVHGDTSWPTQLAGLMRGSELLDGSCPGASIDTPPGYTLGLETKAADKAGAFGPRTKLVTLQFGLNDHWGSNDVTLWSSLQKCVFDLVDGCGPDAVDQDRMTDYHGVSGALYAQRISNAVTYIKYYAPNARIVLVGYPELFPSGQDTLCISVLGVAPYIQPRGRALIEFLDRIDQAQREAAGLLGIDFLDTRTPTAGHGLCSDQPWLNGFGDFRADPGGLPFHPSAKGDSVVASALYARYGQ, from the coding sequence ATGCAATTCGGGAACAGTGGCCGGTGGATGTGTGCGGCCGCCCTGGCGATTGCCGCATCGGTGAGCGGGGCCGGAGCGGCGGGAGCGGATGCCCCGACCGGCGGCAAAGATGTAGTGGTGCTGGGTGATTCCTACAGTGCGAACAAGTGGGACTTCTTCTCCGAGAACGCCGAATGCGTACACGGCGACACCTCCTGGCCCACCCAGCTCGCGGGCCTCATGCGGGGCTCCGAGCTGCTGGACGGGTCCTGTCCCGGCGCCTCCATCGACACTCCACCGGGGTACACGCTCGGCCTCGAGACGAAGGCGGCCGACAAGGCCGGCGCGTTCGGGCCGCGCACCAAACTGGTGACACTGCAGTTCGGGCTCAATGACCACTGGGGTTCGAACGATGTGACCCTCTGGTCGTCACTGCAGAAATGCGTCTTCGATCTGGTCGACGGTTGCGGGCCGGACGCGGTGGATCAGGACCGAATGACGGACTACCACGGCGTTTCGGGTGCGCTCTACGCGCAGCGCATCAGCAATGCGGTGACCTACATCAAGTACTACGCGCCCAATGCGCGCATCGTGCTGGTCGGCTACCCGGAGCTGTTCCCCTCGGGACAGGACACCCTCTGCATCAGCGTGCTCGGCGTCGCCCCCTACATCCAGCCGCGCGGCCGGGCTCTCATCGAATTCCTGGACCGCATCGACCAGGCGCAGCGCGAGGCCGCGGGCCTGCTCGGCATCGACTTCCTCGATACCCGCACCCCGACCGCCGGTCACGGCCTGTGCTCGGATCAGCCCTGGCTCAACGGTTTCGGTGACTTCCGCGCCGATCCCGGCGGCCTCCCGTTCCATCCCTCGGCCAAGGGTGATTCGGTGGTCGCGAGCGCCCTCTACGCCAGGTACGGGCAGTAG
- a CDS encoding gamma carbonic anhydrase family protein — protein MKIQLGEHAPEIDESAWIAPNATVIGRVRLGAEVSVWYSAVLRGDLEDITVGQGSNIQDGSVLHADPGFPCTVGAGVSVGHNAILHGCTIGDDVLVGMGATVLNGAVIGAGSLIAANALIPEGAQIPPGSLVAGVPGKVRRELGEAELDRIRLNAAVYLHNTSLHRNGQEV, from the coding sequence ATGAAGATTCAGTTGGGTGAGCATGCTCCGGAGATTGACGAGAGTGCGTGGATTGCGCCGAATGCCACGGTGATCGGGCGGGTGCGGCTGGGGGCGGAGGTGAGTGTCTGGTACTCGGCGGTGCTGCGCGGGGATCTCGAGGACATCACCGTCGGACAGGGCAGCAATATTCAGGACGGGTCCGTGCTGCATGCCGATCCCGGATTTCCGTGCACCGTGGGTGCGGGGGTTTCGGTGGGGCACAATGCGATTCTGCACGGGTGCACCATCGGCGACGATGTGCTCGTCGGCATGGGGGCGACGGTGCTCAATGGCGCGGTGATCGGTGCGGGCAGTTTGATCGCCGCGAATGCGCTGATTCCCGAGGGCGCGCAGATTCCGCCGGGGTCACTGGTGGCGGGGGTGCCGGGCAAGGTACGGCGCGAGCTGGGCGAAGCCGAGTTGGATCGCATTCGGCTGAATGCCGCAGTGTACCTGCACAACACGAGCCTGCACCGTAACGGTCAAGAGGTGTGA